The genomic DNA GCGCGTCCCCCGACAAGTTCATTCCCGCCGTGCCCCGCGACGGGTTAGCGTGACGCCGTGCGCGAACCGCTGCGAGTCGCCCTCCGACTACTCGGCCTCCTCCTCCTACTGGTCAGCCTCGGCTGCGCCGTCGCGCTGATCTGGCCCGGGCCGGGACGCGTGGCCGACCTCATGGGCGTGAGCTGCGGCGACAACGGTCTCGGACCGTCCAGCCAGTGCGGTTGGCTGGATGCCGCCAGCCTGCTGTGGGCCGGGTTCGCGGGGTGCCTGCTCGCCGGCTTCTTACTGCGGATGCTGACCCGGCCCGACGGTCATCGGCCGCTCGTCGTCGACCTTCGCCGGTACCGCTCGTGACGCCGCCGATCCATCCACCCAAACGAGAGACCTTCGACGTACGGCACCGCACCAACACCGACCCGAAGGGCATCGTGCGTGACGTCGAGGTCTACACCGTCACCCCGTGGGGCCTGTACATGGCCCGCCCGGCTCCCGGCCGGGCGCAGTTCCACTACCTGGAGTCATGGTTGCTGCCGAGTCTCGACCTGCGGGCGACGGTGTTCCACTTCAATCCGGGCTACGAGCGCGACCAGGACCTCTACCTGGACGTGGGCCGGATCTCGGTCGACGGGGACGTGTGGCGCACCGAGGATCACTACCTGGACCTCGTCGTACGAACCGGGCGCGGCGTCGAACTGGTCGATGCCGACGAACTGGTGGCCGCCGTGTGCGGCGGGCTGCTCGACCAGGAAACGGCGGACCGGGCAATCCACACGGCGGTCGCGACTGTCGACGGTCTCGCCCGGCACGGCTATGACCTGGACCGGTGGCTTGATCAGCGTGAAATGGTCCTCACGTGGCGCTCGGCGTAAAGTCTGCTGTCATGAGTTTCAGCAAGCGCGGGCGGCACGCGGCGTTCGTCGTGACCGTCCTCGCGGTGGGTGCGCAGCTCGCTGCGCCCGTCGCGCTGGCAGACCCCGCGGCACCCCCGCTGCCCGACGTGCAGCAGGAGTCAGCTGCCACCCCGGCCGAAGGCGCCACGCCCCCAGCCGAACCCGCGGCACCTCAGTTCGGCGAGGGACCGCACAACGTCGTGTACCGCGCACGCGTCGACGGCGTCTCGCGCGGCGCCACGATCACCTACAAGCTCTCCGACACCGAGTTCAACACCGCCGATCCGACGATGGTGCCGGGACGCACCTTCGAGACGACCGGCGTCGTGTCCGATCCTCAGCAGGCCGGCATGCAGGTCGCGATCCAATGGCCCTACTCCGCGAGCCTGCACTGCGAGATCCTGGTCGACGACCAGATCGTCGCCCAGGCCGACCAGTTCGTCGCTCCCCGGTTCACGCCGCAGCGCAACGACCCCGGCTACGGCGTGCTCAGCTGCGGGTCGGTGGGCAACTTCCCGCAGGGCAACACCGCACCGGTCGACGCACCCGCACCCGTACCCGCGGCGCCGCTGCCGCCTGCCGACCCCGCAGTCGCTCCGCCTGCGCCCGTCGCCTGACGGACTAGGCAGTCCAGCCGGTCCGTTCGGCCCAGTCCACGGCGCGACCGTAGGCGTCGGCGA from Mycolicibacterium arabiense includes the following:
- a CDS encoding DUF402 domain-containing protein; translated protein: MHPPKRETFDVRHRTNTDPKGIVRDVEVYTVTPWGLYMARPAPGRAQFHYLESWLLPSLDLRATVFHFNPGYERDQDLYLDVGRISVDGDVWRTEDHYLDLVVRTGRGVELVDADELVAAVCGGLLDQETADRAIHTAVATVDGLARHGYDLDRWLDQREMVLTWRSA